The nucleotide sequence TAGAGATATTATCCCCTGGCATTACCATCTCAACACCCTCAGGCAGCTTTACCACACCAGTGACATCTGTTGTCCTGAAGTAGAACTGGGGACGATACCCATTGAAAAATGGGGTAT is from Nitrospirota bacterium and encodes:
- the tuf gene encoding elongation factor Tu (EF-Tu; promotes GTP-dependent binding of aminoacyl-tRNA to the A-site of ribosomes during protein biosynthesis; when the tRNA anticodon matches the mRNA codon, GTP hydrolysis results; the inactive EF-Tu-GDP leaves the ribosome and release of GDP is promoted by elongation factor Ts; many prokaryotes have two copies of the gene encoding EF-Tu) — protein: TPFFNGYRPQFYFRTTDVTGVVKLPEGVEMVMPGDNISTTVELITPIAMEKELRFAVREGGRTVGAGVVTEIIE